DNA from Thermoproteales archaeon:
CGCTGGCTTTATAGGTAGCTATCTTGTAGAGGCTCTTTTAGCCAGAAATTATAACGTAACTATACTAGACAACTTATCATCTGGTTCTCTGAGGAATATAGAAGGCGTTCTCGGAAATCCAAATCTCGAAATTATTAAAGGAGATATTAGGGACAAAAACGCGGTGTCTAAAGCTCTGGTGAACTGTGACGTTGTTTTCCATTTCGCTGCCAATCCGGAAGTCAGGCTTGGAATTCCTACCGAACATTTTGAAAATAACATTTTGGGAACATTTACTATTTTAGAGCAGATGCGTAAAAAAGATGTTGGTGAAATAGTATTCGCCTCTTCATCAACTGTCTACGGAGATGCAAAAATACTTCCTACGCCCGAAAATTATGCTCCTTTAAAACCGATTTCCGTTTATGGAGCTTCAAAGCTTGCCTGCGAGGCTTTAATATCATCATACGTACATACCTATGGATTCAAAAGCATAGTTTTAAGATATGCTAACGTGGTAGGTCCTAAATCGCACAGGGGCGTTGTATACGATTTTATTTTAAAGCTTAAATCTAATCCTAGAAAACTGGAAATACTGGGGGATGGAACGCAAACCAAGTCTTATATATGGATCGAAGATGCTATCGACGCGACAATCACGGCATGGCAAAAAACCAGCGGTGGATTTGAAGCCTTTAATGTTGGAAGTGAAGACGCTATTAGCGTTGTTGAAATAGCGGATATTGTTGTTAGCGTGCTTGGACTAGAAGATGTCAAATACGCTTTTACCGGAGGAATCGAAGGCAGGGGATGGCCCGGTGACGTGAAATACATGCACTTAGACGTTTCAAAGCTCGAATCCCTAGGCTGGAAACCCCGCTACAATAGTCGTGAAGCTGTAAGGTTAGCAGCTAAACATCTAAAATCGACACTTAATAGTTAAATATTGGATATTCGATATAGATTGCTTTCGCCTTTTCTCTGTATAAGTTAAAAACATCTAACAATGCTCTTGTAACATTAAGTATCTGCATAACATATTCTTCAACATCAAGACCAACTTTCTCTATCAACTCGCCGTCAAGCTTGTGTGGATCTCTAATCCATACCATAACTTTGTCTTCAACGATTCCAAGCCTAACATGGGGTAATCCCAGAGCGCCAACCATTTCATTTTGCATGATTGCGTAGCCATCCGCTCTAACATACGCCTTTAAACCAGCATTTTCAACCGTTTCAACTATTCTCTCTTTAAATTCGCCTATGTGTTCAGGCTCTAAAACGATCGTGAAATGTATCTTCCCTAATATTCTACCATATTCTTTAATACTCAATTCTTATTACCTAGACAATAAGTTAACTTGGATAGTTAAAAATGTTATCTAAAACTAATATTTTACATACATTGTTTATTCAAAAAGTTTATATTAATTCATAGTTTAATTCATCAACGGAACTTGGCTGTGCAAAGCCTAGAACCGAAATTAAACCAGTAGGGTGACCTTCGATGATAAAAGGAATGCATGCTATCGACGAAGAGCTGCGATATTTTGAAAAGTGGGTTGCTATTTCAATCATCATCGGTATAATTAGTGGTTTAGGAGCGGTAATATTCCATATCGCAATAGAATTATCTATTGAATTTTTTTTAGGCAATATTGCTGGTTACATTCCTCCCAGACCTGGCAGCGATAGTGTAACATTTGTTCTTCCACAGAATAACTTGCTATTAATTTTGCCGCCGGTAATCGGAGGACTTCTTAGCGGCTTCCTAGTTTTTAAATTTGCTCCAGAAGCGGAAGGACATGGTACAGACGCCGCTATAGAAGCTTTCCATTACAAAGAGGGAGCTGTTAGATCTAGAGTTCCATTAATAAAACTTATAGCTTCAGCCATCACAATTGGTTCGGGAGGAAGCGCTGGAAAAGAAGGCCCCGTGGCTCAGATTGGCAGCGGTTTCGGATCGCTTTTAGCTGAAAAGCTTAAGTTAAGCCCTAAAGATCGTAGAATAGCATTAGCTATAGGCGTTGGCTCTGGTATAGGAGCAATATTTAAGGCGCCTTTTGGAGGAGCTATATTTGCATCTGAAGTCCTTTATATTATGGATTTTGAGCCTGAAGTTATTCCTCCAGCATTTATCGCTTCTCTTATTAGCTACATAATAATGGGGCTATATTCCGGTTGGAGCCACGTATTCTGGGCCCCGAGTCTAACAAATATTGCTGGCGAAATTTACAATCTACCAACGCTTTTACTATTTGCTATCCTTGGTTTTATAAATGGGATAGTAGGAATAATTTACGTTAAGACGTTTTACGGGGTTAGAAGCTTATTTAGACGCTTGGAAGGAGTACCCGATATTTTAAAACCAGCTATAGGCGGTCTTTTTACAGGAATTATTGGAGTATTTTTCCCCTATATATTAGAGAGCAGCTATGGATGGCTACAAATGCTTATAAACGGAAATTTCGAATACATTCCAATATACGTGTTGATACTACTACCATTCTTGAAAATACTAGCTACTTCTCTCTCTATAAGCTCGGGCGGCAGCGGAGGAGTTTTCGCTCCTGCACTTGTAATAGGAGGTTCTATAGGAGCCCTCGTATGGCATATTGCAAAAATCATAATGCCAGGCTATAACATTCCAGTGGGAGTTTACGTAATAATTGGTATGATGGCATTCTTCGGAGGAATAGGCAAAGTTCCGATAGCTACAATACTCATGGTTGGAGAAATGACTGGAGAATACCAGCTTTTTGCGCCTTCTCTTATAGCTACAACAATCTCCTATCTCATAACCGGTAAAAATTCCATTTACATCAGCCAAATCTTCTCCCGAATCGAATCCCCAGCTCACGGTGGCTCAAAAATAGGCTTGCTACGGACCATCTATGATAGGTTAAAAGAGAGAGACTCATATCTGCTGGAGAAGTTAAAGGCTAAAGACTTGATGGTAGCGCCTTTAGCAAAAGTACATTGTAAAGATAAAGTTAGTAAAATCGTAGAGATTCTAAGAAAATATCCGTTTAGAATATATCCTGTTGTGGATGAAAAAGATAGATTCATGGGATTCATCAGAGTAGAGGATATACCTTTGGGAGAACCTAGGGCTTTAGAAATGGAGATAATGTTTCTACCTATGCTTCGAGGCTTTTGCGTCACCGAGGAGGAAACTCTTGAAACAATACTAGAAAAAATGATTGAAAACGAATTGGATAAAGTAGCCGTTGTAGATAGGGAGTATAAACTTTTAGGTATAATAACGGCAAAAGAAATACTTAAAAACTTAACAAGATACTTAGTTAAGTAAAATTAGCTATTATTTGTTAAGCATGGCGCAGACAATTTGCATTTACACGCCTAAACTTAAAATAGCCAGGTTGTTTACGGCAAGCATAATACTTGATAAAGCTAATTTTATAAAAGAACTAGCATTGCCTTACCCTAGAGAGCTTCGAAGAGAATTGCTAAATTTCGCCGCTAATTTAACATCATGGAGAAAATTCCAGAAGTATGTCGTAGATCTCATGGGTTCCTATGGATATTCATGGCTTGATATGGAGACTCCGCTTTTGTTTACTCTAAAACTTTTACATGAGAAAAACCATAATATTAACATTGTTCTTTATGGCAGTCTTGTCGGCGAAAATAAGAAGTATCGTATAGTTACGGAGCTTATTTCCTTGGCTTTAAAAGCTAGGCTTACAGGTAAGATAGATTTGAGAGAGTGGGATAGTTTGATAGAGAAAATGAGAAAAACTAGGCGCGTTGATCTCGACCCTATATTGAAAAGAGCAAAACAAGCAATTGTAGTTTTAGAAGAAAAAACGCTTCCTTCGCTTAATGCTGTCTTGATCGAGGCTCTTCCAGGCTACGTTGAGTCACCTTTAGAGAAAATAGTTTCAGCTAGCGCGGAGAAATTAAAGGATGCGATTAGAGACTACGTAGACTACGTTTTAGATTATCTCGTTAAATATTCCAGCGTGGACTACGCATACTTTAAGTGGATAAAAGATAAAAAATTTAAAGGTTTGATAGCCGATCTTTCCGATCATTACCTGTATATACTATCTACTCTAGAAGAACATTAGCTCCTTTATGCAATCCTCAAGTATTGCCGTCAGTCTGGGTTAGGTTTAATTCATCGTTCAATAATTTAACGTTTAAATTATATAATCGCTTATGGAAAATTACAAGTGAAATGAATAATAAGGGGATTAGTGATACAATAGCGATCTTACTGTTAATTGTTGTAGCTGTTGCTGCTTCGGTTATTCTCTACATGTGGATTACTGACTATAATCTGCCTTCGCAATCTCAAGAAGAAGCTTTGCAGTCAATGCTAAAAATTGAAGCTGTAGAAGTTGAAGATGATAAGCTAAAAGTTTACGTTCGTAATATTGGCGAATTTAGAGTTCAAATAGATACAATATATATCTTGTCTCTATCGCAAACAATAATTACTAAACTTACGCCCTTCGAAGCTCCCGTCGAAATTGAGCCAGGCGAGCTTGCCATTTTAGTCGCTACTTCCCCCGTTGAGCTAGATGGAAATTATCTAATACAAATCGAATCCACGAAGGGAGTAATGTCAGTTTTTAGAGCGAAAATAGCATTGAAGGCGAAACCAGTCGTTTTAAATGAAGTGGAGGGAAATCCGCCTGGAGTCGATCGCCTTGGGATTGAATGGATTGAAATTTATAACCCAAGCAATCAACCATTCAACCTCGCTGGTTACGAAATCTGGGATAGTGAAAACCATCGATTATGCACTATTGGCGTAGATTGCGTAACACGGCCAGATTCAACAATTATTCAACCGAAAAGCTATATGATCGTTACCGGATGGACAGGGTATTTGATAGATAACTACGATCCCGATGGTGTTGTTCTCAAAGATCCAAGAGGTAAAGTCGTCGACAAATCTCCTTTGTTCGCTGATAGCTGGAGTACGGCCGAGTCTATGCAACGAATACCGAATGGCTATGGCGATTGGACGTTTTCACTCTCCACTAAAGGATTTGCAAATCAACTCGTTAAGCTGTATATTAACGAGTATGAGGCAAATCCTACAGGCAATGATTGGAATGATGAATGGGTTGAAATTTATAATCCGAACGATTTCACCATCGAGCTGAGCAATCTTCGCGTATATAACTATGACGGAAACTATCGTACCATATCATATTCATCGTTTGTACCTCCGCATTCATACTATGTGTTTACTATATTGGGAGCAATGTTTACTAATGATGCTGATGGAGCCATCCTTAGGAGTCCATATCCTGGGGGGCGTATATACGACGATACAGGCCTTCTGACCGACGGCGAAGATAATAATAAGACGTGGCAAAGAGTTCCAGATGGCTCGAAGAATTGGGTTTTCAAAGAGGCGACAAAAGGTGCGTCAAACGGCTAAGTATTTAAGCTCCATCCCTTTTTAAATATTTTAAAAATATTACATAAAGCTTTATAACAGTAATTGTTTAGATTATGCTGGTGGTAATTTGAGATATTCATTTAAGCGCGTAAATTATCTTCCTCCACCGCCTCCGTCTAAGAAAGTTTTCGATTTTAAAATTGTTATAGTTTTTCTTATCATAGGCTTGATATTAGGTTCTTCGATTAGCTTTGTTTTACTCATAGCTAGTCAAGCCAGCTTGAAAAAGCAGCTCAAAGAGTGGAAAACTAAGTATGAGACAGCCGAGGCTCAGCTATCTGCATTAGAAGATAAGTATAACCAGTTGAAGAAGGATTATGACGAGCTTGAGGAAGCCTATTCTCTGCTAAAAGAAAAATACAACTTACTTTACGGAAATTATAGCGAGCTTGAAAAAGCTTACCAGGAGCTGTTAGCTTCGCAAGAAGAGGAAGAGCAGTATGTCGAGGCTTTTCTAGAGCAAGCTAAAGAACTGTTCTATTACCGCCTTTTTAGCCTCTACGATTACAAACATGACGAATATTGGTTCGTCTGGTACAAGATCAAAGCCATGGACTATTATAGTTATAGATTCGACGTTGAAACTCATACTCCTGCAAGCCTCGAGAATAGATTGACCGAAGAAATTTTGATAAAGGCTTCTGGCACGTGGGCTGACTCCGAAAGTAGCGTTATACGCGAGATAGCCATGGATTTGATGGATATAAGCGGCGGCGATGCTGAGTTATTCACAAACTTAGCTTTGCAACTCGTACACCAAATATATTACAATATTACAAGCTATACCAAATATCCAGTAGAGACTTTGGTTGAGGGCAGCGGCGATTGCGATAACGTGGCCGTTCTTTTGACTAGCATATTGAGAGCTGCCGGACTGGACACTATAATATTACTGGTTAAAGTGCCGGGAGGCGCTCACGCGATGGCTGCTGTAGCTTTACCAAGCCCGCCCGATGACCTATTCAGCTATAACAGAAAGTTTTATTGGTATTACGAATACGATGGTAAAACCTATTATCTTCTGGAAGCTACATGGCCTGAAATTGGAGAGAAATGGATTGACCCGGCTTCGCCCGATGCTCTTTGGTATGATGGTAGCATGGTTGGAGATAATCCCTGGGGAGAACAGCTAGAGATTGTTAGCGTCGTAAAAGTTCCATGACTACTTTATTAACCCCCTCTTTTTTAGAAGATAAGCGGCTTTTCTTACTATGCTTCTGACAACTGGTCTAGATTTTAAACCTCCAAGCTTTAAAGCTGTTTTTCTAATGCTTCCATATCTCACTAGCATCTTCAATATCGCCTTCTCCCTTTCGTCCAGTTCTTTGCATTCTTCCAGAGCAAGCTTTGCTACTTCCACTGGCTTCATTTCGTATTTCCAAGCAAATTTTTCCGAGAAGATAGGTTCTATACGCTTTATCCACTCAAATTCTATCATTATTAACTTTATTTTATCGCCTATCTTGGGATAATGCTTTTTAAAACTTTCACTAACTCTTCCTTATTTTTAAAACCGTCGCGCCTGACATCTTCATCGGTTAATTCAGTCAGCTTTTTCCTAGATATCTTTTTTATCTTAACTCTTCCAAGTACATATCCGCCGCAGTGCACGTAAGCTTCATCTCCAGGCTTTAAGCCGAGATTATCAACTCTAATGATTGCTTTTTTTCTTCCGGAGAGCAAATGTTTTATCTTCAAGGATATACCCTCAAGATGCAATGATTTAGTCGTTGCGTTTCTATCTTTAGTTTCTCCTAGGTAAGTATAAATGCCTGCTAATATAATATTTGGTTAAATGAGAAGAGAATCGAATCCTGCAAAGAAAATTGATTTAGAAGATAAATTATCCAAAATTCTTAAGAAAAAATGCTTGATCGTTTGTATGGGGAACGAGCT
Protein-coding regions in this window:
- a CDS encoding NAD-dependent epimerase/dehydratase family protein, producing MKKVVVTGGAGFIGSYLVEALLARNYNVTILDNLSSGSLRNIEGVLGNPNLEIIKGDIRDKNAVSKALVNCDVVFHFAANPEVRLGIPTEHFENNILGTFTILEQMRKKDVGEIVFASSSTVYGDAKILPTPENYAPLKPISVYGASKLACEALISSYVHTYGFKSIVLRYANVVGPKSHRGVVYDFILKLKSNPRKLEILGDGTQTKSYIWIEDAIDATITAWQKTSGGFEAFNVGSEDAISVVEIADIVVSVLGLEDVKYAFTGGIEGRGWPGDVKYMHLDVSKLESLGWKPRYNSREAVRLAAKHLKSTLNS
- a CDS encoding chloride channel protein, encoding MIKGMHAIDEELRYFEKWVAISIIIGIISGLGAVIFHIAIELSIEFFLGNIAGYIPPRPGSDSVTFVLPQNNLLLILPPVIGGLLSGFLVFKFAPEAEGHGTDAAIEAFHYKEGAVRSRVPLIKLIASAITIGSGGSAGKEGPVAQIGSGFGSLLAEKLKLSPKDRRIALAIGVGSGIGAIFKAPFGGAIFASEVLYIMDFEPEVIPPAFIASLISYIIMGLYSGWSHVFWAPSLTNIAGEIYNLPTLLLFAILGFINGIVGIIYVKTFYGVRSLFRRLEGVPDILKPAIGGLFTGIIGVFFPYILESSYGWLQMLINGNFEYIPIYVLILLPFLKILATSLSISSGGSGGVFAPALVIGGSIGALVWHIAKIIMPGYNIPVGVYVIIGMMAFFGGIGKVPIATILMVGEMTGEYQLFAPSLIATTISYLITGKNSIYISQIFSRIESPAHGGSKIGLLRTIYDRLKERDSYLLEKLKAKDLMVAPLAKVHCKDKVSKIVEILRKYPFRIYPVVDEKDRFMGFIRVEDIPLGEPRALEMEIMFLPMLRGFCVTEEETLETILEKMIENELDKVAVVDREYKLLGIITAKEILKNLTRYLVK
- a CDS encoding lamin tail domain-containing protein — encoded protein: MNNKGISDTIAILLLIVVAVAASVILYMWITDYNLPSQSQEEALQSMLKIEAVEVEDDKLKVYVRNIGEFRVQIDTIYILSLSQTIITKLTPFEAPVEIEPGELAILVATSPVELDGNYLIQIESTKGVMSVFRAKIALKAKPVVLNEVEGNPPGVDRLGIEWIEIYNPSNQPFNLAGYEIWDSENHRLCTIGVDCVTRPDSTIIQPKSYMIVTGWTGYLIDNYDPDGVVLKDPRGKVVDKSPLFADSWSTAESMQRIPNGYGDWTFSLSTKGFANQLVKLYINEYEANPTGNDWNDEWVEIYNPNDFTIELSNLRVYNYDGNYRTISYSSFVPPHSYYVFTILGAMFTNDADGAILRSPYPGGRIYDDTGLLTDGEDNNKTWQRVPDGSKNWVFKEATKGASNG
- a CDS encoding ASCH domain-containing protein, which translates into the protein MKIKHLLSGRKKAIIRVDNLGLKPGDEAYVHCGGYVLGRVKIKKISRKKLTELTDEDVRRDGFKNKEELVKVLKSIIPR